AAGGAAACCCTCTCTCGCCGGCGGATCTCCCCGTAATAGAGTGCGCCCTCAGGGATGTCGCAGCAGAGCATGGACTCCAGGCACATGGCCTGCGCACATAGCTGCAGGGTGTCGCCAGTGTCCTCGCGGGGGCGGCCCCGCTTGTACTCCACCGGGTACGGCTGCCACAGTCCCTCTTTCCCGGAGAGGGGGATCCCGACGGAGCCCCGGTGATATTCCAGTACGTCGCACTGTCCGGATACACCCAGCTCCGCGGAATAGACGCTGACGCCACGCGTAATAAAGCGGTCGCCCCGCCGCTCCTGAAGGCCCGTGTCGTGGGCGTTTTCGTGGAGGATCGCGCCGTCAATGGTGCGGTAGTTTTCCGCCCACTGGTGCTCGATGTGGATCAGCGCCCACTGCCGCCTGCAAAACCGAAAATGCTGTAAGCCGGAGAGCTGTAGGAAGTCCTCCTCATTATATGCCATCGATCACCTCCGGCTCCAGACCCGGCAGCGCCTCCAGCGAAATCACATAGTCGTCTGCGGAGGTGGGGATGGTACCCGCGTCCCGCAGCGCGACCTTGACGGAGCGGTGGACCTTTGCGGAGGAGTACTGCCCGTCCTTGCAGCTGTGGCGCCACCAGAACAGCTTCACCACCTCCATGGAGCCGTCGGGCCGTGCGGAGGAGGCATCGTTCACAAAGAGGGTGCGCAGACATTCCTTGACCGTGTCGGCGTCCTCCTCGGAGAAGCCAGTCTTTTCCGCCAACTGGACATTGATGGAGCCCTTGATCTCGTACAGGCCGAAGCGGACAAAGTGCTTCATACCCATGGTGTCGGAGGCGCGGTTCTCGCCCTTTTCCTTCTTCTCACCATTCACGCTCTTGGTGATTTGGAGGGACTCGATCTCCACGGGGGACAGGCTGGACGCCTGATGCACGGAGACCGGCCCGCGCACACCGCAGGAGAAGCCCTTGGCATCCTTGAAGGCGAACACCTGCCCAAAGGCACGCACATCCAGCCATGTCTCGCAGGCGCGCCGGGCATATTCCTCCCGATCCTTGATGCCCTTCATGGCGGCGGAGGCCCGCTCGCTGAGGCTGCCGCAGCCGTCGCTGCACCGATCCTCCGACTGAACGAAGATGGGCTTGCCCAGATCCTGCATCCGGTTGCGGATCTTGCGCTTGATGCACACGTCGGAGATCTCACCAAAGCCGTTCAGGTCGGTGCGGGGGCGATTGCCGTTCAGAGGGTCACCGTTGCTGTTGGCGCGGGTCACGGAGACCAGTGCCACAAAATCGATCTTGTTTTGCAAGCTGCTCATTTATTCTTCCTCCTGACTGTTTTCGGTCTTACCGGATGTGTACAGCGCACTGCGCTGCAGATAGTACCCAAAGAGATAGGTGTCCTTCAGGGCCTCCTCCTGTTCCGCCTGCGGGAAGGAGGAAATTTCTTGGATGATCTGCTCGATGATGCGGTCGTATTTTGTTCTGGCGCCGGGCTTGAGTTTGGGGTAGTACGCCTTTTTCAACTGCTCCCAGATGATCCGGCTGGCGTAGAGTGGACGCTTTGCGAACACGGACTGCATCCGGATCGCGTTGGGCTCTCGCTGTTCATTGGGGTCATAGGTGTCTCGCTCAAGTTTTTCAAACACGGCCAAAAGCCGTCCGTACTGATAGCTGACATCCTTCTTCTGCGGTTCCAGTGCCATGCTCCATTCCTCCTTGTACCAATCATATTTGTATTTCCGAAGCACCGCACAGGCGGTGAACAATACCGTTTCCCGCAGGGCGGTATCCATGATCTGCAGGTTGGACGCCTTGGCCGCTGCAGCACGGGCGATATCCGCCGGCATTTTGCCCCGGTCCACCCGGCAGGAGAGCAGCCGCTGTACCTGCTGGCGCATGACGCGCTCGTCCGTTTCCAGCTTTGTCTGCTTGTCGGAGATGCGCACCGTGCCGAAGGCGCAGTCTGCGATCTGCGAAAGCGAGGGTGACTGTATGCCGAAGGAGGAATGCTCCCAGCAGCAAAGTGCATCCCAGTCGTGCAGGCGCTCCAGAAAATCAGAGACCGGAAGCTCGCTGTAATAGGTGAGGGAAAGTCGTCCGGATGTGGCGGCGTCAAAGGCGGCCACTACGGCGCCGGCGTCC
The genomic region above belongs to Vescimonas coprocola and contains:
- the cas4 gene encoding CRISPR-associated protein Cas4, producing the protein MAYNEEDFLQLSGLQHFRFCRRQWALIHIEHQWAENYRTIDGAILHENAHDTGLQERRGDRFITRGVSVYSAELGVSGQCDVLEYHRGSVGIPLSGKEGLWQPYPVEYKRGRPREDTGDTLQLCAQAMCLESMLCCDIPEGALYYGEIRRRERVSFTPELRTGVRELLAEMHELYRRGYTPKVKPTKSCNACSLKELCLPKLMKSRAVSAYLRAAMEESP
- the cas7c gene encoding type I-C CRISPR-associated protein Cas7/Csd2: MSSLQNKIDFVALVSVTRANSNGDPLNGNRPRTDLNGFGEISDVCIKRKIRNRMQDLGKPIFVQSEDRCSDGCGSLSERASAAMKGIKDREEYARRACETWLDVRAFGQVFAFKDAKGFSCGVRGPVSVHQASSLSPVEIESLQITKSVNGEKKEKGENRASDTMGMKHFVRFGLYEIKGSINVQLAEKTGFSEEDADTVKECLRTLFVNDASSARPDGSMEVVKLFWWRHSCKDGQYSSAKVHRSVKVALRDAGTIPTSADDYVISLEALPGLEPEVIDGI